A genome region from Cervus canadensis isolate Bull #8, Minnesota chromosome 10, ASM1932006v1, whole genome shotgun sequence includes the following:
- the LOC122448243 gene encoding cystatin-C, which translates to MRCLDPRIATRLQSVCIQETMVGSPRSPLLLLAALIVALALAVSPAAAQGPRKGRLLGGLMEADVNEEGVQEALSFAVSEFNKRSNDAYQSRAMRVVRARKQVVSGMNYFLDVELGRTTCTKSQANLDNCPFHDQPHLKREKLCSFQVYVVPWMNTINLVKFSCQD; encoded by the exons ATGCGGTGCTTGGACCCGCGGATCGCCACTCGGCTGCAGTCTGTTTGCATCCAAGAGACCATGGTGGGCTCCCCGCGCTCCCCGCTGCTCCTGCTGGCCGCCCTGATCGTCGCCCTGGCCCTGGCCGTGAGCCCCGCGGCCGCGCAGGGCCCTAGAAAGGGTCGCCTGCTGGGCGGCCTGATGGAGGCGGACGTCAACGAGGAGGGCGTGCAGGAGGCACTGTCCTTTGCGGTCAGCGAGTTCAACAAGCGGAGCAACGACGCTTACCAGAGCCGCGCGATGCGCGTGGTGCGCGCCCGCAAGCAG GTCGTGTCGGGAATGAACTACTTCTTGGACGTGGAACTTGGCCGGACTACATGTACCAAGTCCCAGGCCAACTTAGACAACTGTCCCTTCCATGACCAGCCGCACCTGAAGAGG GAAAAGCTGTGCTCCTTCCAGGTTTATGTCGTCCCATGGATGAACACCATCAACCTGGTGAAGTTTAGCTGCCAGGATTAA